In a single window of the Streptomyces sp. NBC_00285 genome:
- a CDS encoding (2Fe-2S) ferredoxin domain-containing protein — MSRRGAAPAAQAAPRCTVTVCRGCCCGTAKIPGVDHAGQLAALKAELGTVARVRAVNCLDACEQANVIVVQPSEAGRAAGGRPVWLGLVNDSDATADIASWVRAGGPGLAEPPEILDLYEFAASRRVRKGIED; from the coding sequence GTGAGCCGTCGCGGGGCCGCCCCCGCCGCTCAGGCGGCGCCCCGGTGCACGGTCACCGTGTGCCGTGGTTGCTGCTGCGGCACGGCCAAGATCCCCGGCGTCGACCATGCCGGTCAACTCGCCGCTCTCAAGGCCGAGCTGGGGACCGTCGCCCGGGTCCGGGCGGTGAACTGCCTCGATGCGTGCGAACAGGCCAACGTCATCGTCGTACAGCCGTCGGAGGCCGGGCGGGCCGCGGGCGGGCGGCCCGTCTGGCTCGGGCTGGTCAACGATTCCGACGCGACGGCCGACATCGCGTCCTGGGTCCGGGCCGGCGGACCGGGCCTCGCCGAGCCGCCCGAGATCCTGGACCTCTACGAGTTCGCCGCCTCGCGGCGGGTGCGCAAGGGTATCGAGGACTGA
- a CDS encoding MFS transporter translates to MLSVLRNRTYRRLFTAQVIALVGTGLATVALGLLAYDIAGADAGSVLGTALAIKMLAYVVIAPAIGAVADRLPRRALMVGSDLTRAAVALMLPFVDQVWQIYVLIFLLQSASAAFTPTFQAVIPDVLPAERDYTQALSLSRLAYDLESLFSPALAAALLSLITYNWLFLGTVAGFLASATLVTSAVLPKQVAATEPRTGSAYAKATAGTRLFFASPQLRALLALNLAVAAASAMVTVNSVVYVRDQLGRSAADVPLALGAYGAGSMIVALLLPRVLDRTSDRTVMLRGALLLTLVFAGLGAVTAADGGDWRWPALLLTWAAFGAACSMVLTPAGRLIRRSAPPEQRTSAFAAQFSLSHSCWLLTYPLAGWLGAIAGLQAAVVSLGAIALGAGLLAVRLWPSREREVTESVVVEHEHTDLHDGHPHLGGDAVQVGNGWRHSHDLPLDGLHALR, encoded by the coding sequence ATGCTCTCCGTGCTGCGCAACCGCACGTACCGGCGCCTCTTCACGGCACAGGTCATCGCCCTCGTGGGCACCGGCCTGGCCACCGTCGCGCTCGGCCTGCTCGCCTACGACATCGCCGGCGCCGACGCCGGTTCGGTGCTCGGCACCGCGCTCGCGATCAAGATGCTGGCGTACGTGGTGATCGCCCCGGCCATCGGCGCGGTCGCCGACCGGCTGCCGCGCCGCGCGCTGATGGTCGGCTCGGACCTGACGAGGGCCGCGGTGGCGCTGATGCTGCCGTTCGTGGACCAGGTGTGGCAGATCTACGTCCTGATCTTCCTGCTCCAGTCCGCGTCGGCGGCCTTCACACCCACCTTCCAGGCCGTCATCCCCGACGTACTGCCCGCCGAGCGCGACTACACCCAGGCGCTGTCGCTGTCTCGCCTCGCCTACGACCTGGAGAGCCTGTTCAGCCCGGCCCTGGCCGCCGCACTGCTGTCCCTGATCACCTACAACTGGCTGTTCCTCGGCACCGTGGCCGGCTTTCTCGCCTCGGCCACCCTGGTGACCTCCGCGGTTCTGCCGAAGCAGGTCGCCGCCACCGAGCCGCGCACCGGGAGCGCGTACGCCAAGGCCACCGCGGGGACCCGCCTCTTCTTCGCCAGCCCCCAACTGCGCGCCCTGCTCGCCCTCAACCTCGCGGTCGCTGCGGCCAGCGCGATGGTCACCGTCAACAGCGTGGTCTACGTCCGCGACCAGCTGGGCCGCAGCGCCGCCGACGTACCACTGGCGCTCGGCGCCTACGGCGCCGGCTCGATGATCGTCGCCCTCCTGCTCCCGCGCGTGCTCGACAGGACCTCCGACCGCACGGTGATGCTGCGCGGCGCCCTCCTGCTCACCCTCGTCTTCGCGGGACTCGGCGCCGTCACGGCCGCCGACGGCGGCGACTGGCGCTGGCCCGCGCTTCTGCTCACCTGGGCCGCCTTCGGCGCCGCCTGCTCCATGGTGCTCACCCCGGCCGGCCGCCTCATCCGCCGCTCGGCCCCGCCCGAGCAGCGCACGTCCGCGTTCGCCGCCCAGTTCTCGCTCTCGCACAGCTGCTGGCTGCTGACGTACCCCCTGGCCGGCTGGCTCGGCGCGATCGCCGGCCTGCAGGCGGCCGTCGTCTCGCTGGGCGCAATCGCCCTGGGCGCCGGTCTGCTGGCGGTACGGCTGTGGCCGTCACGGGAGCGCGAGGTCACGGAATCCGTGGTCGTGGAGCACGAACACACCGACCTGCACGACGGCCACCCTCATCTCGGGGGCGACGCGGTCCAGGTCGGGAACGGCTGGCGGCACAGCCACGACCTGCCTCTGGACGGACTCCACGCCCTACGCTGA
- a CDS encoding chitinase, producing MRRSVKSALGLTSLLTLACAGCSSGGDGSGAAVGGGAPESSASAPSSASSPPFEPYVSATTASDTDSAGSPSTYNLEFVLSDSSSCLPKWSGTYAIDNTAVKSRISALTTSGAALRVSFGGATGTELAQTCDSASALAKAYGKALDAVHATQADFDIEGDALTDSASIDLRSKAIAILQKERTDLKVSFTLPVFPDGLSDDGLAVLNSANTNAVMVSTVNIMAMDYGTSYTGDMSDYAISAAKATHDQLKDVFALSDDNAWHGLALTSMIGVNDVAGETFTLSDAAAVRSFAEDKGLAWLSMWSTFRDKQCEETASASDGASTDCSGVAQKDGAFAEALSG from the coding sequence ATGAGGCGTTCTGTGAAGTCGGCCCTCGGGCTCACCAGCCTGCTGACCCTGGCCTGCGCGGGCTGCTCGTCGGGCGGGGACGGTTCGGGGGCCGCTGTCGGGGGCGGCGCACCGGAGTCGAGCGCCTCCGCGCCGTCGAGTGCCTCGTCTCCCCCTTTCGAGCCGTACGTCAGCGCCACGACCGCCTCGGACACGGACTCCGCCGGCTCCCCGTCGACGTACAACCTGGAATTCGTGCTCTCCGACAGCAGTAGCTGCCTCCCGAAGTGGAGCGGCACCTACGCCATCGACAACACAGCGGTGAAGTCGCGCATCTCCGCACTCACCACATCCGGCGCCGCGCTAAGGGTCTCCTTCGGCGGGGCGACCGGCACGGAACTCGCCCAGACCTGCGACAGCGCGTCCGCACTGGCCAAGGCGTACGGCAAGGCCCTGGACGCGGTGCACGCCACCCAGGCCGACTTCGACATCGAGGGCGACGCACTGACCGACTCCGCCTCGATCGACCTGCGCTCCAAGGCGATCGCGATCCTCCAGAAGGAGCGCACCGACCTGAAGGTGTCCTTCACCCTCCCGGTCTTCCCGGACGGGCTCAGCGACGACGGCCTCGCCGTCCTGAACTCCGCGAACACCAATGCCGTCATGGTTTCCACCGTCAACATCATGGCGATGGACTACGGCACGTCGTACACCGGCGACATGAGCGACTACGCCATCTCCGCGGCCAAGGCCACCCACGACCAGCTCAAGGACGTCTTCGCGCTCTCCGACGACAACGCCTGGCACGGCCTCGCCCTCACCTCGATGATCGGCGTCAACGACGTGGCGGGCGAGACATTCACCCTGTCCGACGCCGCCGCCGTGCGGTCCTTCGCCGAGGACAAGGGGCTCGCCTGGCTGTCGATGTGGTCCACCTTCCGGGACAAGCAGTGCGAGGAGACCGCCTCAGCCTCCGACGGGGCGTCGACCGACTGCAGTGGGGTGGCGCAGAAGGACGGAGCGTTCGCGGAGGCCCTGTCGGGCTGA